In a single window of the Drosophila albomicans strain 15112-1751.03 chromosome 3, ASM965048v2, whole genome shotgun sequence genome:
- the LOC117569242 gene encoding serine protease 1-like — protein sequence MKVFITLLALAVASASAYEEVIHNKDITKVNKIEGRITNGYPAYEGKAPYTVGLGFSGGWWCGGSIISNTWVLTAEHCTGSAESVTVYFGATWRTNAQYTHYVSRNDMINHGSKDISLIRIPHVDFWSMVNKVELPSYNDRYNDYNNWWAVACGWGGTYDGSPLPDWLQCVDLQVISNSECAQTYGTGTVTDSIICVRTPDGKSTCGGDSGGPLVTHDGSKLIGVTNWVSAAGCQSGHPSGFQRVTYHLDWIREHTGISY from the coding sequence ATGAAGGTGTTCATTACTCTACTGGCTTTGGCTGTTGCCTCTGCCTCGGCTTACGAGGAGGTGATCCACAACAAGGATATCACCAAGGTGAACAAGATCGAGGGTCGCATTACCAACGGCTACCCAGCCTACGAGGGCAAGGCTCCCTACACCGTCGGACTCGGCTTCAGCGGTGGCTGGTGGTGCGGTGGTTCCATCATCTCCAACACCTGGGTCCTTACTGCTGAGCACTGCACTGGCAGCGCCGAGTCCGTCACCGTCTACTTCGGTGCCACATGGCGCACCAATGCCCAGTACACTCACTATGTTAGCCGCAACGACATGATCAACCACGGATCAAAGGATATTTCTTTGATCCGCATCCCTCATGTGGACTTCTGGAGCATGGTCAACAAGGTTGAGCTGCCCAGCTACAACGATCGCTACAACGACTACAACAATTGGTGGGCTGTTGCTTGCGGCTGGGGTGGCACCTATGATGGCTCTCCTCTGCCCGACTGGCTCCAGTGCGTCGACTTGCAGGTTATTTCCAACAGCGAGTGCGCTCAGACCTACGGCACCGGCACTGTTACCGACAGCATCATCTGTGTGAGGACTCCCGACGGCAAGTCCACCTGCGGTGGTGACTCTGGTGGTCCTCTGGTTACACACGACGGCAGCAAGCTTATTGGTGTTACCAACTGGGTGtctgctgctggctgccaaTCTGGCCATCCTTCTGGCTTCCAGCGTGTCACCTACCACTTGGACTGGATCCGTGAGCACACTGGCATTTCTTACTAA
- the LOC117569246 gene encoding serine protease 1-like, with translation MKVFITLLALAVASASAYEEVIHNKDITKVNKIEGRITNGYPAYEGKAPYTVGLGFSGGWWCGGSIISNTWVLTAEHCTGSADSVTVYFGATWRTNAQYTHWVSRNDMINHNSADIALIRIPHVDFWHMVNKVELPSYNDRYNDYNGWWAVACGWGGTYDGSPLPDWLQCVDLQVIHNSECAQTYGGLIQDNIICVRTPDGKSTCGGDSGGPLVSHDGNKLIGVTNWVSAAGCQSGHPSGFQRVTYHLDWIRDHTGIAY, from the coding sequence ATGAAGGTGTTCATTACTCTATTGGCTTTGGCTGTTGCCTCTGCCTCGGCTTACGAGGAGGTGATCCACAACAAGGATATCACCAAGGTGAACAAGATCGAGGGTCGCATTACCAACGGATACCCAGCCTACGAGGGCAAGGCTCCCTACACCGTCGGACTCGGCTTCAGCGGTGGCTGGTGGTGCGGTGGTTCCATCATCTCCAACACCTGGGTTCTTACTGCTGAGCACTGCACTGGCAGCGCCGACTCCGTCACCGTCTACTTCGGTGCCACATGGCGCACCAACGCCCAGTACACCCACTGGGTTAGCCGCAACGACATGATCAACCACAACTCTGCTGATATCGCCCTGATCCGCATTCCCCATGTGGACTTCTGGCACATGGTCAACAAGGTTGAGCTGCCCAGCTACAACGATCGCTACAACGACTACAACGGATGGTGGGCTGTTGCCTGCGGCTGGGGTGGTACCTATGATGGCTCTCCTCTGCCCGATTGGTTGCAGTGCGTCGACTTGCAGGTCATCCACAACTCTGAGTGCGCCCAGACCTATGGCGGTCTTATCCAGGACAACATCATCTGTGTGAGAACTCCTGACGGCAAGTCCACCTGCGGTGGTGACTCTGGTGGTCCTTTGGTTTCCCACGACGGCAACAAACTTATTGGTGTTACCAACTGGGTGtctgctgctggctgccaaTCTGGTCATCCATCTGGCTTCCAGCGTGTCACCTACCATTTGGACTGGATCCGTGACCATACTGGCATTGCTTACTAA
- the LOC117569245 gene encoding serine protease 1-like, producing the protein MKVFITLLALAVASASAYEEVIHNKDITKVNKIEGRITNGYPAYEGKAPYTVGLGFSGGWWCGGSIISNTWVLTAEHCTGSADSVTVYFGATWRTNAQYTHWVSRNDMINHNSADIALIRIPHVDFWHMVNKVELPSYNDRYNDYNGWWAVACGWGGTYDGSPLPDWLQCVDLQVIHNSECAQTYGGLIQDNIICVRTPDGKSTCGGDSGGPLVSHDGNKLIGVTNWVSAAGCQSGHPSGFQRVTYHLDWIRDHTGIAY; encoded by the coding sequence ATGAAGGTGTTCATTACTCTATTGGCTTTGGCTGTTGCCTCTGCCTCGGCTTACGAGGAGGTGATCCACAACAAGGATATCACCAAGGTGAACAAGATCGAGGGTCGCATTACCAACGGATACCCAGCCTACGAGGGCAAGGCTCCCTACACTGTCGGTCTCGGCTTCAGCGGTGGCTGGTGGTGCGGTGGTTCCATCATCTCCAACACCTGGGTTCTTACTGCTGAGCACTGCACTGGCAGCGCCGACTCCGTCACCGTCTACTTCGGTGCCACATGGCGCACCAACGCCCAGTACACCCACTGGGTTAGCCGCAACGACATGATCAACCACAACTCTGCTGATATCGCCCTGATCCGCATTCCCCATGTGGACTTCTGGCACATGGTCAACAAGGTTGAGCTGCCCAGCTACAACGATCGCTACAACGACTACAACGGATGGTGGGCTGTTGCCTGCGGCTGGGGTGGTACCTATGATGGCTCTCCTCTGCCCGATTGGTTGCAGTGCGTCGACTTGCAGGTCATCCACAACTCTGAGTGCGCCCAGACCTATGGCGGTCTTATCCAGGACAACATCATCTGTGTGAGAACTCCTGACGGCAAGTCCACCTGCGGTGGTGACTCTGGTGGTCCTTTGGTTTCCCACGACGGCAACAAACTTATTGGTGTTACCAACTGGGTGtctgctgctggctgccaaTCTGGTCATCCATCTGGCTTCCAGCGTGTCACCTACCATTTGGACTGGATCCGTGACCATACTGGCATTGCTTACTAA
- the LOC117569244 gene encoding serine protease 1-like, with translation MKVFITLLALAVASASAYEEVIHNKDITKVNKIEGRITNGYPAYEGKAPYTVGLGFSGGWWCGGSIISNTWVLTAEHCTGSADSVTVYFGATWRTNAQYTHWVSRNDMINHNSADIALIRIPHVDFWHMVNKVELPSYNDRYNDYNGWWAVACGWGGTYDGSPLPDWLQCVDLQVIHNSECSQTYGGLIQDNIICVRTPDGKSTCGGDSGGPLVSHDGNKLIGVTNWVSAAGCQSGHPSGFQRVTYHLDWIRDHTGIAY, from the coding sequence ATGAAGGTGTTCATTACTCTATTGGCTTTGGCGGTTGCCTCTGCCTCGGCTTACGAGGAGGTGATCCACAACAAGGATATCACCAAGGTGAACAAGATCGAGGGTCGCATTACCAACGGATACCCAGCCTACGAGGGCAAGGCTCCCTACACTGTCGGTCTCGGCTTTAGCGGTGGCTGGTGGTGCGGTGGTTCCATCATCTCCAACACCTGGGTTCTTACTGCTGAGCACTGCACTGGCAGCGCCGACTCCGTCACCGTCTACTTTGGTGCCACATGGCGCACCAACGCCCAGTACACCCACTGGGTCAGCCGCAACGACATGATCAACCACAACTCTGCTGATATCGCCCTGATCCGCATTCCCCATGTGGACTTCTGGCACATGGTCAACAAGGTTGAGCTGCCCAGCTACAACGATCGCTACAACGACTACAACGGATGGTGGGCTGTTGCCTGCGGCTGGGGTGGTACCTATGATGGCTCTCCTCTGCCCGATTGGTTGCAGTGCGTCGACTTGCAGGTCATCCACAACTCTGAGTGCTCCCAGACCTATGGCGGTCTTATCCAGGACAACATCATCTGTGTGAGAACTCCTGACGGCAAGTCCACCTGCGGTGGTGACTCTGGTGGTCCTTTGGTTTCCCACGACGGCAACAAACTTATTGGTGTTACCAACTGGGTGtctgctgctggctgccaaTCTGGTCATCCATCTGGCTTCCAGCGTGTCACCTACCATTTGGACTGGATCCGTGACCATACTGGCATTGCTTACTAA
- the LOC117569228 gene encoding serine protease 1-like, which produces MKLFVFLAFALAAASAVPTGISKPVKVMDMPKTHSIDGRITNGYPAYEGKVPYIVGLGFDGGWWCGGSIIGNTWVMTAGHCINDGSGVTIYYGASFRHEAQYTHWVSGNDQIRHPNYNNQLNNDIALIRTPHVDFWSLVNKVELPSYNDRYNDYNGWWAVASGWGAISTDSGMHNYLNCVDVQIISNDECRNVFGGGTVIDNTICISTSGGKSTCGGDSGGPLVTHDGNRIVGITSFGHGAGCTAGYPAGFTRVTGYLDWIRDNTGISY; this is translated from the coding sequence ATGAAACTGTTCGTGTTCTTAGCCTTTGCGCTGGCCGCAGCCAGCGCTGTGCCCACCGGCATCAGCAAACCTGTTAAGGTTATGGATATGCCCAAGACCCACAGCATTGATGGTCGCATTACCAATGGGTATCCAGCCTACGAGGGTAAGGTCCCCTACATTGTTGGTCTTGGCTTTGACGGCGGCTGGTGGTGCGGTGGTTCCATCATTGGAAACACCTGGGTGATGACTGCCGGACATTGCATTAATGATGGTTCCGGTGTGACCATCTATTATGGTGCCAGCTTCCGTCACGAGGCTCAGTACACTCACTGGGTCAGTGGAAACGATCAAATCCGTCATCCAAACTACAACAACCAGTTGAACAATGACATTGCCCTCATCCGCACACCTCATGTGGACTTCTGGAGCTTGGTGAACAAGGTTGAGCTGCCCAGCTACAACGATCGCTACAACGACTACAACGGCTGGTGGGCTGTTGCTTCCGGCTGGGGCGCCATCTCAACCGACAGTGGTATGCATAACTACCTCAACTGTGTCGATGTCCAGATCATCAGCAACGACGAATGCCGCAACGTTTTCGGCGGTGGcactgttatcgataacaccATCTGCATCAGCACATCTGGTGGCAAGTCCACTTGCGGTGGTGACTCTGGTGGTCCATTGGTTACACACGACGGCAACCGCATTGTTGGTATCACATCCTTTGGTCATGGGGCTGGCTGCACAGCTGGTTACCCTGCCGGCTTCACTCGTGTCACTGGTTACTTGGATTGGATCCGTGATAACACTGGCATCTCCTactaa
- the LOC117569236 gene encoding serine protease 1-like produces the protein MKTFIVLALAIAAVAAETVEQVHPKDLPQSLKLEGRITNGYPAYEGKAPYTVGLSFNGWWCGGSIIAHDWVLTAAHCTNGASSVTIYYGATWRTNAQFTHSVGSGNFIQNHNWPNNNGNDIALIRTPHVDFWSMVNKVELPSYNDRYNMYDGWWAVACGWGITSDGGSQPDWMQCVDLQIISNSQCSQTYGNQPDGILCVSTPGGKSTCSGDSGGPLVLHDGGKLVGVTSWVSGAGCTAGLPSGFTRVTNQLDWIRDNSGVAYY, from the coding sequence ATGAAGACCTTTATTGTTTTGGCCCTGGCTAtcgcagctgttgctgccgaaACCGTTGAGCAGGTGCATCCCAAGGATCTGCCACAATCCCTGAAGCTCGAGGGACGCATTACCAACGGCTACCCAGCCTACGAGGGCAAGGCTCCCTACACTGTTGGCCTTAGCTTCAACGGTTGGTGGTGCGGTGGTTCCATCATTGCTCACGACTGGGTGCTGACTGCTGCTCACTGCACCAACGGTGCCAGCTCTGTGACCATCTACTACGGTGCCACCTGGCGTACCAACGCCCAGTTCACCCACTCGGTTGGCAGCGGCAACTTCATCCAGAACCACAACTGgcccaacaacaatggcaacgatATCGCTTTGATCCGCACTCCCCATGTCGACTTCTGGAGCATGGTCAACAAGGTTGAGCTGCCCAGCTACAACGATCGCTACAACATGTACGATGGCTGGTGGGCTGTTGCCTGCGGCTGGGGCATCACCTCCGACGGCGGTTCCCAACCCGACTGGATGCAGTGCGTTGACTTGCAGATCATTAGCAACAGCCAATGCTCTCAGACCTATGGCAACCAACCCGATGGCATTCTCTGCGTTTCCACTCCCGGCGGCAAGTCCACCTGCTCTGGCGACTCTGGTGGCCCATTGGTGCTCCACGACGGCGGCAAACTTGTTGGTGTTACCTCCTGGGTATCTGGCGCTGGCTGCACCGCTGGTCTTCCATCTGGATTCACCCGTGTCACCAACCAACTCGACTGGATCCGTGACAACTCTGGTGTTGCTTACTATTAG
- the LOC117569232 gene encoding serine protease 1-like produces the protein MKLFIAVLALAIGVATAAPQAAIAHPKDLAKVSKVEGRITNGYPTYEGMAPYTVGLSLVTNGAYSWCGGSIIAHTWVITAEHCTRNVDNVNVHFGATWRTEAQFTHWVGRNDIINHDYDDIALIRIPHVDFWHMVNKIELPSFNERYNDYNGWWAFACGWGKTYDTSGLPDWMQCVDLQVMPNSECEQTYGSNTVRSNILCVRTPEGKSTCSGDSGGPLVAHEGKKLIGVTNWVSSAGCQSGHPSGFQRITYHLDWIRDLTGVAYY, from the coding sequence ATGAAACTGTTCATAGCTGTCTTGGCTTTAGCCATTGGTGTCGCTACCGCGGCTCCTCAAGCGGCAATCGCTCATCCCAAGGATCTGGCAAAGGTCAGCAAGGTGGAAGGACGCATTACCAATGGATATCCAACCTATGAAGGGATGGCCCCATATACGGTTGGTCTGAGTTTGGTGACGAACGGTGCCTACTCATGGTGCGGTGGTTCAATCATCGCCCACACCTGGGTCATCACTGCGGAGCATTGTACCAGGAACGTGGATAATGTGAATGTGCATTTCGGTGCCACGTGGCGCACAGAAGCTCAGTTCACTCATTGGGTTGGTCGCAACGACATCATCAATCACGACTACGATGACATTGCGTTGATCCGCATTCCCCATGTCGATTTCTGGCACATGGTCAACAAGATTGAGCTGCCGAGCTTCAATGAGCGCTACAATGACTACAACGGTTGGTGGGCATTCGCCTGTGGCTGGGGAAAGACCTATGACACCAGTGGATTGCCCGACTGGATGCAGTGCGTCGACTTGCAGGTTATGCCCAACAGCGAGTGTGAGCAAACTTATGGATCTAACACTGTGCgcagcaacattttgtgtgtgagaACACCTGAAGGCAAATCGACCTGCAGCGGCGACTCTGGTGGCCCCTTGGTGGCTCACGAGGGCAAGAAATTGATCGGTGTTACTAACTGGGTCTCCTCTGCCGGCTGCCAGTCTGGACATCCTTCTGGCTTCCAACGTATCACCTACCATCTCGACTGGATTCGCGATCTTACTGGCGTTGCCTACTACTAA
- the LOC117569247 gene encoding serine protease 1-like: MKVFITILALAIASASGAAVPSAVEKAVNLKDISGRITNGYPAYEGKAPYTVGLGFSGGWWCGGSIISNTWVLTAEHCTGSAESVTVYFGATWRTNAQYTHWVSRNDIINHGSADIALIRIPHVDFWHMVNKVELPSYNDRYNDYNGWWAVACGWGGTYDGSPLPDWLQCVDLQVISNNECAQTYGTGTVRDNIICVRTPDGKSTCNGDSGGPLVSHDGNKLIGVTNFGTSSCTSGAPAGFQRVTYHLDWIRDHTGISY, translated from the coding sequence ATGAAGGTGTTCATAACTATCTTGGCTTTGGCCATTGCCTCCGCATCTGGCGCCGCGGTGCCCTCCGCTGTGGAGAAAGCCGTTAACCTGAAGGATATTTCCGGCCGCATTACAAACGGATACCCAGCCTACGAGGGCAAGGCTCCCTACACTGTTGGTCTGGGCTTCAGCGGTGGCTGGTGGTGCGGTGGTTCCATCATCTCCAACACCTGGGTCCTTACTGCTGAGCACTGCACTGGCAGCGCCGAGTCCGTCACCGTTTACTTCGGTGCCACATGGCGCACCAACGCCCAGTACACTCACTGGGTTAGCCGCAATGACATCATCAACCATGGATCCGCCGATATCGCTTTGATCCGCATTCCCCATGTCGATTTCTGGCACATGGTCAACAAGGTTGAGCTGCCCAGCTACAACGATCGCTACAACGACTACAACGGATGGTGGGCTGTTGCCTGCGGCTGGGGTGGCACCTATGATGGTTCTCCTCTGCCCGACTGGCTCCAGTGCGTCGATTTGCAGGTTATTTCCAACAACGAGTGCGCTCAGACCTACGGCACTGGCACCGTTAGGGATAACATCATCTGTGTGAGGACTCCCGATGGCAAGTCCACTTGCAACGGTGACTCTGGCGGTCCTCTCGTTTCCCACGATGGCAACAAATTGATTGGTGTTACCAACTTCGGTACTTCCTCCTGCACATCTGGAGCCCCAGCTGGTTTCCAACGTGTCACCTACCACTTGGACTGGATCCGTGACCACACTGGCATTTCTTACTAA
- the LOC117569230 gene encoding serine protease 1-like: MKVFITILALAVAAASAAPSTGMVHPKDLTTTKKGIEGRITNGYPAYEGKAPYTVGLGFSGNGGGWWCGGSIIGNTWVLTAEHCSGSAESVTVYFGATWRTNAQYTHWVSRNDMINHNSADIALIRIPHVDFWSMVNKVELPSYNDRYNDYNGAWAVACGWGGTYDGSPLPDWLQCADLQIISNSECANYYGTGLIQDKIICIRVVDGKGTCQGDSGGPLVTHDGNKLVGVTNFVPAAGCQSGGPAGFARVTYHLDWIRDNTGISY; encoded by the coding sequence ATGAAGGTGTTTATAACaattttggctttggctgtcGCCGCTGCTTCGGCAGCTCCCTCCACGGGCATGGTCCATCCCAAGGATCTGACCACAACCAAGAAGGGAATCGAAGGTCGTATCACCAACGGCTATCCAGCCTACGAGGGCAAGGCTCCCTACACTGTTGGTCTGGGCTTCAGCGGCAACGGTGGTGGCTGGTGGTGCGGTGGTTCCATCATTGGCAACACCTGGGTGCTCACCGCTGAGCACTGCTCGGGTAGTGCTGAGTCTGTCACCGTCTACTTCGGTGCCACATGGCGCACCAACGCCCAGTACACTCACTGGGTTAGCCGCAACGACATGATCAACCACAACTCCGCCGATATTGCTTTGATCCGCATTCCCCATGTCGACTTCTGGAGCATGGTCAACAAGGTTGAGCTGCCCAGCTACAACGATCGCTACAACGACTACAACGGAGCGTGGGCTGTTGCCTGCGGCTGGGGTGGCACCTATGATGGCTCTCCTCTGCCCGACTGGCTCCAGTGCGCCGACTTGCAGATCATCAGCAACAGTGAGTGCGCCAACTACTACGGAACCGGACTCATCCAGGACAAGATTATCTGCATCCGCGTTGTCGACGGCAAGGGCACATGCCAGGGTGACTCTGGTGGCCCATTGGTCACACACGACGGCAACAAACTGGTTGGTGTTACCAACTTTGTGCCTGCTGCTGGTTGTCAATCTGGTGGTCCAGCTGGATTCGCCCGTGTCACTTACCACTTGGACTGGATCCGTGACAACACCGGCATTTCCTACTAA
- the LOC117569237 gene encoding serine protease 1-like, with protein MKTFIVLALAIAAVAAETIEQVHPKDLPQSLKLEGRITNGYPAYEGKAPYTVGLSFNGWWCGGSIIAHDWVLTAAHCTNGASSVTIYYGATWRTNAQFTHSVGSGNFIQNHNWPNQNGNDIALIRTPHVDFWSMVNKVELPSYNDRYNMYDNWWAVACGWGITSDGGSQPDWLQCVDLQIISNSQCSQTYGTQPDGILCVSTPGGKSTCSGDSGGPLVLHDGGKLVGVTSWVAGAGCTAGLPSGFTRVTNQLDWIRDNSGVAYY; from the coding sequence ATGAAGACTTTCATCGTATTGGCCCTGGCTATCGCAGCAGTTGCTGCCGAAACCATTGAGCAGGTGCATCCCAAGGATCTGCCACAATCCCTGAAGCTCGAGGGACGCATTACCAACGGCTACCCAGCCTACGAGGGCAAGGCTCCCTACACTGTTGGCCTGAGCTTCAACGGTTGGTGGTGCGGTGGTTCCATCATTGCTCACGACTGGGTGCTGACTGCTGCTCACTGCACCAACGGTGCCAGCTCTGTGACCATCTACTACGGTGCTACCTGGCGTACCAACGCCCAGTTCACCCACTCGGTTGGCAGCGGCAACTTCATCCAGAACCACAACTGGCCCAACCAGAACGGCAACGATATCGCTTTGATCCGTACCCCCCATGTCGACTTCTGGAGCATGGTCAACAAGGTTGAGCTGCCCAGCTACAACGATCGCTACAACATGTACGACAACTGGTGGGCTGTTGCCTGCGGCTGGGGCATCACCTCCGACGGCGGTTCCCAACCCGACTGGTTGCAGTGCGTCGATTTGCagatcatcagcaacagccaaTGTTCTCAGACCTATGGCACCCAACCCGATGGCATTCTCTGCGTTTCCACTCCCGGCGGCAAGTCCACCTGCTCTGGCGACTCTGGTGGCCCATTGGTGCTCCACGACGGCGGCAAACTTGTTGGTGTTACTTCCTGGGTGGCTGGTGCTGGTTGCACTGCTGGTCTTCCATCTGGATTCACCCGTGTCACCAACCAACTCGACTGGATCCGTGACAACTCTGGTGTTGCTTACTATTAG
- the LOC117569226 gene encoding serine protease 1-like, which translates to MSFSSKMKLFVFLAFALAAASAVPTGISKPVKVMDMPKTHSIDGRITNGYPAYEGKVPYIVGLGFDGGWWCGGSIIGNTWVMTAGHCINDGSGVTIYYGASFRHEAQYTHWVSGNDQIRHPNYNNQLNNDIALIRTPHVDFWSLVNKVELPSYNDRYNDYNGWWAVASGWGAISNDSGMHNYLNCIDVQIISNDECRNVFGGGYVIDNTICISTSGGKSTCGGDSGGPLVTHDGNRIVGITSFGHGDGCTAGQPAGFTRVTGYLDWIRDNTGISY; encoded by the coding sequence atgAGTTTCTCTTCAAAAATGAAACTGTTCGTGTTCTTAGCCTTTGCGCTGGCCGCAGCCAGCGCTGTGCCCACCGGCATCAGCAAACCTGTTAAGGTTATGGATATGCCCAAGACCCACAGCATTGATGGTCGCATTACCAATGGGTATCCAGCCTACGAGGGTAAGGTCCCCTACATTGTTGGTCTTGGCTTTGACGGTGGCTGGTGGTGCGGTGGTTCCATCATTGGAAACACCTGGGTGATGACTGCCGGACATTGCATTAATGATGGTTCCGGTGTGACCATCTATTATGGTGCCAGCTTCCGTCACGAGGCTCAGTACACTCACTGGGTCAGTGGAAACGATCAAATCCGTCATCCCAACTACAACAACCAGTTGAACAATGACATTGCCCTCATCCGCACACCTCATGTGGACTTCTGGAGCTTGGTGAACAAGGTTGAGCTGCCCAGCTACAACGATCGCTACAACGACTACAACGGCTGGTGGGCTGTTGCTTCCGGCTGGGGCGCCATCTCAAATGACAGTGGCATGCACAACTACCTCAACTGTATCGATGTCCAGATCATCAGCAACGACGAATGCCGCAACGTTTTCGGCGGTGGctatgttatcgataacaccATCTGCATCAGCACATCTGGTGGCAAGTCCACTTGCGGTGGTGACTCTGGTGGTCCATTGGTTACACACGACGGCAACCGCATTGTTGGCATCACATCCTTTGGTCATGGGGATGGCTGCACTGCTGGTCAACCCGCCGGTTTCACTCGTGTCACTGGTTACTTGGATTGGATCCGTGATAACACTGGCATCTCCTactaa
- the LOC117569229 gene encoding serine protease 1-like, whose amino-acid sequence MKVFITILALAVAAASAAPSTGMVHPKDLTTTKKGIEGRITNGYPAYEGKAPYTVGLGFSGNGGGWWCGGSIIGNTWVLTAEHCSGSAESVTVYFGATWRTNAQYTHWVSRNDMINHNSADIALIRIPHVDFWSMVNKVELPSYNDRYNDYTNWWAVACGWGLTSDGGSQPDWMQCADLQIISNSECANYYGTGLIQDKIICIRVVDGKGTCSGDSGGPLVTHDGNKLVGVTNFVPAAGCQSGGPAGFARVTYHLDWIRDNTGISY is encoded by the coding sequence ATGAAGGTGTTTATAACaattttggctttggctgtcGCCGCTGCTTCGGCAGCTCCCTCCACGGGCATGGTCCATCCCAAGGATCTGACCACAACCAAGAAGGGAATCGAAGGTCGTATCACCAACGGCTATCCAGCCTACGAGGGCAAAGCTCCCTACACTGTTGGTCTGGGCTTCAGCGGCAACGGTGGTGGCTGGTGGTGCGGTGGTTCCATTATTGGCAACACCTGGGTGCTCACCGCTGAGCACTGCTCGGGTAGCGCTGAGTCTGTCACCGTCTACTTCGGTGCCACATGGCGCACCAACGCCCAGTACACTCACTGGGTTAGCCGCAACGACATGATCAACCACAACTCCGCCGATATTGCTTTGATCCGCATTCCCCATGTCGACTTCTGGAGCATGGTCAACAAGGTTGAGCTGCCCAGCTACAACGATCGCTACAACGACTACACCAATTGGTGGGCTGTTGCCTGCGGCTGGGGTCTTACCTCTGATGGCGGTTCCCAACCCGACTGGATGCAGTGCGCTGACTTGCAGATCATCAGCAACAGTGAGTGCGCCAACTACTACGGAACCGGACTCATTCAGGACAAGATTATCTGCATTCGCGTTGTTGACGGCAAGGGCACTTGCAGTGGTGACTCTGGTGGCCCATTGGTCACACACGACGGCAACAAACTGGTTGGTGTTACCAACTTTGTGCCTGCTGCTGGTTGCCAATCTGGTGGTCCAGCTGGATTCGCCCGTGTCACTTACCACTTGGACTGGATCCGTGACAACACCGGCATTTCCTACTAG
- the LOC117569243 gene encoding serine protease 1-like, producing MKVFITILALAIASASGAAVPSAVEKAVNLKDISGRITNGYPAYEGKAPYTVGLGFSGGWWCGGSIISNTWVLTAEHCTSSAESVTVYFGATWRTNAQYTHWVSRNDIINHGSADIALIRIPHVDFWHMVNKVELPSYNDRYNDYNGWWAVACGWGGTYDGSPLPDWLQCVDLQVISNNECAQTYGTGTVRDNIICVRTPDGKSTCNGDSGGPLVSHDGNKLIGVTNFGTSSCTSGAPAGFQRVTYHLDWIRDHTGISY from the coding sequence ATGAAGGTGTTCATAACTATCTTGGCTTTGGCCATTGCCTCCGCATCTGGCGCCGCGGTGCCCTCCGCTGTGGAGAAAGCCGTTAACCTGAAGGATATTTCCGGCCGCATTACCAACGGATACCCAGCCTACGAGGGCAAGGCTCCCTACACTGTCGGTCTGGGCTTCAGCGGTGGTTGGTGGTGCGGTGGTTCCATCATCTCCAACACCTGGGTCCTTACTGCTGAGCACTGCACCAGCAGCGCTGAGTCGGTCACCGTCTACTTCGGTGCCACATGGCGCACCAACGCCCAGTACACTCACTGGGTTAGCCGCAATGACATCATCAACCATGGATCCGCCGATATCGCTTTGATCCGCATTCCCCATGTCGATTTCTGGCACATGGTCAACAAGGTTGAGTTGCCCAGCTACAACGATCGCTACAACGACTACAACGGATGGTGGGCTGTTGCCTGCGGCTGGGGTGGCACCTATGATGGTTCTCCTCTGCCCGACTGGCTCCAGTGCGTCGACCTGCAGGTTATTTCCAACAACGAGTGCGCTCAGACCTACGGCACTGGCACCGTTAGGGATAACATCATCTGTGTGAGGACTCCCGATGGCAAGTCCACTTGCAACGGCGACTCTGGCGGTCCTCTCGTTTCCCACGATGGCAACAAATTGATTGGTGTTACCAACTTCGGTACTTCCTCCTGCACATCTGGAGCCCCAGCTGGTTTCCAACGTGTCACCTATCACTTGGACTGGATCCGTGACCACACTGGCATTTCTTACTAA